In one Polaribacter sp. ALD11 genomic region, the following are encoded:
- a CDS encoding DUF6263 family protein, with the protein MKKLLFLFVLATTLTVTAQESVLLRANYSKGDVLSVKLDVSQDMGAQGGVDMKMTMDMVVTGKEGDVITTESKIKAIDMNMLQGGMAMSFNSSMKEEDLDQMGKMMKQQFDPMMKATIISKMSTEGEILETKVEPSTPAMDQFTKQVKGVKYPKEKVSVGSSWTDETNEQGMEVKTTYTISKIENGKVYIDVIGAVSGMGTGDVKGNLIVDVKTGIQDTANTEMALSANGADIKISTKSTTTKM; encoded by the coding sequence ATGAAAAAATTGTTATTCTTATTTGTGTTAGCAACAACACTTACTGTTACTGCACAAGAATCTGTATTATTAAGAGCTAATTACAGCAAAGGGGATGTTTTATCAGTGAAGTTAGATGTCTCTCAAGACATGGGGGCTCAAGGTGGTGTAGACATGAAAATGACTATGGATATGGTTGTAACAGGTAAAGAAGGAGATGTTATTACTACAGAATCTAAAATTAAAGCTATAGATATGAATATGCTTCAAGGAGGTATGGCTATGAGTTTTAATTCATCAATGAAAGAGGAGGATTTAGATCAAATGGGTAAAATGATGAAACAGCAGTTTGACCCAATGATGAAAGCTACTATTATTTCTAAAATGTCTACAGAAGGCGAAATTTTAGAAACTAAAGTTGAACCATCTACACCTGCTATGGATCAGTTTACAAAACAAGTTAAGGGTGTAAAATACCCAAAAGAGAAAGTTTCTGTTGGTTCTTCATGGACAGATGAAACGAATGAACAAGGAATGGAGGTTAAAACAACATACACTATTTCTAAAATAGAGAATGGAAAGGTTTATATTGATGTTATTGGAGCTGTTTCCGGTATGGGAACTGGAGATGTAAAAGGAAATTTAATAGTTGATGTTAAAACAGGGATTCAGGATACTGCAAATACAGAAATGGCTTTAAGTGCAAACGGAG
- a CDS encoding dihydrolipoamide acetyltransferase family protein — protein sequence MARFELKLPKMGESVAEATITSWLKEVGDTIELDEAVVEIATDKVDSEVPSEVEGTLVEILYQKDDVVAVGETIAVIETEGGETTVSKPSKNETSKGEEKSNVSAVEKTIEKAVEVIASPISKTSDSGKFYSPLVRNIAQKENISMEELENISGSGKDGRVNKEDILSYIENGKPISKPQATKVVEEKVSKPIQKEVQKASPVSVNGEDEVIEMSRMGKLISKHMVNSVQTSAHVQSFIEIDVTNIVKWRTKVKDAFLKREGEKLTFTPILMHAVASTIKKYPMINIAIDGDTIIKRKNINLGMAAALPDGNLIVPVIKNADLLNLVGMTKSVNDLAGRARNNQLKPDEIQGGTYTVTNVGSFGSVMGTPIINQPQVAILALGAIRKVPAVIETPDGDFIGIRQKMFVSHSYDHRVVNGALGGMFIKTLKETLEAWDMNQEF from the coding sequence ATGGCAAGGTTTGAATTAAAGTTACCAAAAATGGGTGAAAGTGTTGCAGAAGCAACGATAACTTCTTGGTTAAAAGAAGTAGGAGATACCATTGAATTAGATGAAGCTGTTGTAGAAATAGCTACAGATAAGGTAGATTCTGAGGTTCCTAGTGAAGTAGAAGGAACTTTGGTAGAAATTTTGTATCAAAAAGATGATGTTGTTGCTGTAGGAGAAACTATTGCTGTAATTGAGACAGAAGGTGGTGAAACAACGGTTTCTAAGCCATCAAAAAATGAAACTTCAAAAGGAGAAGAGAAATCTAATGTTTCTGCTGTTGAAAAAACAATTGAAAAAGCGGTAGAAGTTATTGCTTCACCAATTTCAAAAACTTCAGATTCTGGTAAATTTTACTCTCCATTAGTTAGAAACATTGCGCAAAAAGAAAATATTTCTATGGAAGAATTAGAAAATATTTCTGGTTCTGGTAAAGATGGCAGAGTGAATAAAGAAGATATTTTATCATATATCGAAAATGGGAAGCCTATATCTAAACCTCAAGCAACAAAAGTAGTTGAAGAGAAGGTTTCAAAACCAATTCAAAAAGAAGTACAAAAAGCTTCACCTGTTTCTGTAAACGGAGAAGATGAGGTAATTGAAATGTCTAGAATGGGGAAACTAATTTCTAAACATATGGTTAATTCTGTGCAAACTTCTGCGCATGTACAGTCTTTTATAGAAATTGATGTTACCAATATTGTAAAATGGAGAACAAAAGTGAAAGATGCTTTCTTGAAAAGAGAAGGAGAAAAATTAACTTTTACGCCAATTTTAATGCATGCTGTTGCATCTACAATAAAAAAATATCCAATGATTAACATTGCTATAGATGGCGATACTATCATTAAAAGAAAAAATATTAATTTAGGTATGGCTGCAGCTCTACCTGATGGAAATTTAATTGTACCTGTTATTAAAAATGCAGATTTGTTAAATCTTGTTGGAATGACAAAATCTGTAAATGATTTAGCAGGAAGAGCAAGAAACAATCAATTAAAACCAGATGAAATTCAAGGAGGAACTTATACAGTAACTAACGTTGGTAGTTTTGGTTCTGTAATGGGGACACCAATTATAAACCAGCCACAAGTTGCAATTTTAGCATTAGGAGCTATCAGGAAAGTTCCTGCGGTTATAGAAACACCAGATGGGGATTTTATAGGAATTAGACAAAAGATGTTTGTTTCTCATTCGTATGATCATAGAGTTGTAAATGGTGCTTTAGGAGGAATGTTTATAAAAACCTTAAAAGAAACTTTAGAAGCTTGGGATATGAACCAAGAGTTTTAA
- a CDS encoding response regulator transcription factor gives MSIQKHILLAEDDVDFGSILKQYLEMSGFTVEWAKDGEEAFTSFKKGGFNICVLDVMMPKLDGFSLAEKIIEINPEVPFIFLTARKMKVDKLKGLKLGADDYVVKPFEADELVLRLNNILKRTQKTSVITFTYEIISIGNYEFNTRRLELKINQNLQQLTEKEGELIQFLVQHKNQLLKREEILKAVWENDDFFSGRSMDVFISRIRKYFKEDTSISIESIRGVGLEFKVG, from the coding sequence ATGTCTATTCAAAAACATATTTTATTAGCAGAAGATGATGTAGATTTTGGCAGCATTCTAAAACAATATTTAGAAATGTCTGGGTTTACAGTTGAATGGGCAAAAGATGGTGAAGAAGCTTTTACTTCATTTAAAAAAGGAGGTTTTAATATTTGCGTTTTAGATGTAATGATGCCAAAATTAGATGGTTTTTCTTTGGCTGAAAAAATTATAGAAATAAATCCTGAAGTTCCTTTTATTTTTTTGACTGCTAGAAAAATGAAAGTAGATAAACTAAAAGGGTTAAAACTAGGCGCAGACGATTATGTTGTAAAACCATTTGAAGCAGATGAATTGGTTTTAAGATTAAATAATATTCTAAAGCGAACTCAAAAAACTTCAGTAATAACCTTTACATATGAAATTATTTCTATAGGGAATTATGAGTTTAATACAAGACGTTTAGAATTAAAAATCAATCAAAATTTACAACAACTAACAGAGAAAGAGGGAGAATTAATTCAGTTTTTAGTACAACATAAAAATCAACTTTTAAAAAGAGAGGAAATTTTAAAAGCAGTTTGGGAGAATGATGATTTCTTTTCAGGAAGAAGTATGGATGTTTTTATAAGTAGAATTCGTAAATATTTTAAAGAAGATACCTCAATTTCTATAGAAAGTATCCGCGGAGTTGGCTTAGAATTTAAGGTTGGTTAA